The DNA window cagacacacacacacacacacacacacacacacacacacacacacacacacacacacacacacacacacacacgcttacagaCAGAAACACGGACACAgagtaggtgtgtccatctcCAGCTCCTGAGGAAATGCAGCCCCAGGGTTTCACGGGTTCtattcaatcagcagccagatTAGCCATTAGCCAATCAATGGGCCAGATTAGCCATTAGCCAATCAATGGGCCAGATTAGCCATTAGCCAATCAATGGGCTAAATTAATCACTGAAGTCCTAGAATGTgccaaaaaccagcaggtgCTGCAGCCCCCAGCACCCCGGTGAAACTGACCCATAGGAACTTACTTATGGGCCAGcatgctttgcaaaaaaaataactgccacTTTCTGCCTCAAAGCAAGGTGAACGGGATGATTGAAACAATACTGCACCTTATTAAAAGATTCATGATCAAATCCGTgctggtcggggggggggggggggggggttatcctGGTCTCCCCAGGGAGAGCCAATCGCGTGAGAAACATAGAGCATCGGCAGGGCAGTAACCGCCACCTCGGCCAATCCGACGCTCTGCTCTGTCGTCTCCGTAGCGTGCGGACCGCACggatcacttcctgtcctcacCTCGTACGGCGTCTGCTCGCTCTGTCACACTCCGCTAGGCGACACATTAATATCTCTGCAGCGAGCGCTGGTGTGTCTCCCAGGGATCCTGCATTGGCAGGTGATaagagagacccccccccccccccatctgctcAGGGACATCTGACTAAACGCCACACAGAGACATcacccaaacacagagaccccaaactctcaaacacagagacccaaaACTCTCAAACACAGATGCCCCATcacccaaacacagagaccCCAAACTCTCAAACACAGATGCCCCATcacccaaacacagagaccCCAAACTCTCAAACACAGATGCCCCATCACTCAAACACAGATGCCCCATCACCTTGGACATTTGCCCCACTCTAAAACGGCACACATGCTCAAAGGCCACAGCAGCCGTTGTGGGGTCGATATCTTTATGTTTACTTCCTGTGGTTATAGACCTTATTCGTCCTTTTTCTAAAAgagatttataaaataaatataagaaatattttactttccattaaatattatgtaaaatatgaaaattaatcgACATAATCCAATATTGAAACTGAAGTTGAGGGTGAgaacatacatatttattagAATGAAAGACAAAACATCTTAAATACATCTCAAATAGGTTTCTTGCCatataagttaaaaaaaaaaaaaaagaaagaaaaaaatattttactgttctGATTGTCCAATAAGTTCCAATGTTtcacaaaggaaaaatgttCTCTGTACCATTTGCACACAGAAGACAAAAGATGATTTAATATTTGGGGCTGCAACTTAATCGGGTGCCAAGCATTTGAATAAATGCAGAAAAGATagttttcataaatataaaaataaacagaacatgGTTTATGCACGACACCCTTATGTACACAAGCACTAGGCAGAACAACACTAAACCAAGATGAATGCATTGTGGCTAAAGaggacaaaactgaaaataactgaGTTAAGACTAATCGCATTTTGCCACAATTGGTTTGCGGTCGCACATAACTTCCAGTTATACACGGCGGTTTGAATGTTGTCTGGATATGACTTACAACCAGGCAGATctgtaagattaaaaaatattataaatttgTTACAAAGAAAAGGTCTTCAGTAAATCTccacaataattaaataacaaaaaatgccATCCTAATATGTTGCCCAAGCTTCACCGACACGCAAACGATGACTAATGGTTCTGGTAGGATCTAGGTCTGGCATCCACTGTTTAAATGGCTATTCTACCATCAGGAACACACTTGCATGCGGCTAcattttattgccattttaatttaattttaatactgATAAAATACCTCAGCTCTACCGTATAATAAATtgacctcattttaaaaatacaatttaaccATATCATTTTTCCTGCTTTGACAGAACATGGCTTTCTTCTACtagaaccccgcccccccaatcactcactcacccccacccccacccccacccccaccccccagcaggACACACAGGACCAGATGGTAAGGGAATGCCTCTTTCCTGTATTCCTGTTTAAATTCCTGTttcagaatccccccccccccccgccaccgctCCAGCGCGGACTTTCCCCCCCCGCTCACTCCCGCACGGacggtcacccccccccccactccagcaCAGacacctgcccccccgcccTAACTCCAGCGCGGACGCTCCCCCCCCTAACTCCAGCACAGacgctccccgcccccccccccctcactccagCGCGGACGCAGGCGTGCGCAGGCAGCACGGGGGCCGGCGGACGTTCTGCAGCAGCGAGCGGAAGACGCTGCGCGGTCTCTTCCGGGTCTTCCCGGCGCGGGGCGACTCGGAGGACAGGGACCGGCCCAGGCGGGTCGTCTGCGTCTGGATCTGCTTCTCGTGCTCTTTGATCTTGCACAGCAGGTGGCTCTGGATGGCGAAGCCCAGGGACTCGAGGTCGACGGACGCGCCGTACACCTCCCACGTCATGCCCTGCTCGTCCCACACCACCTCGGGCACCGCGCCCGCCTTGCCCTCGTCTTCAGAACCGCCCTGATCCGGGCGCGGCGGGACGGCCGCGTCGCTCTGACCCGGCCCGGCTTTGGACCGGCTCTGATCCGGACCAGCTTTGGACCGGCTCTGATCCGGACCAGCTTTGGACCGGCTCTGATCCGGACCGCTGCTCTGCTCTGATTCTGGATCGGACTTCCCTTCACCTGGAACGTCCTTTCGCTCGGGGCATGTCTCCACCACGAGCGGCTCCACCTGCTGGCTTTGCACACCAGGCGGCATTTGTGTCTCTACCTGAAGCCTGGAGTCCTGCGGTGAGGAGCAGGCTGGATCTGTGGGACCGCTCACTGATTGGTCAGGAAAGCTCATGACATCAGCGACAGCATGACACGCGCGATTAGAGACTATAGGTTTATTATGCAGGCTGCCTGTATGGTCTCCATTGGAAGACTCTGACTGGGACAAACTCTGCTGGTCTGCTATCGATGGCTCCTTCTCACGGAAGCTGCTGGAAGCGTGGTTTGACTGGCTACACGCCGCAGTGCTGATCTGATAAACCGGCTGTAAAGGCCCTTTCTGGACATGGCCCAGATGCAGCCCTGGCTCTTTGGGCCTTGCTCCCAGCTCCATGTCCTGATGCCCTGCAGAGCCAGAATGGCGGCTGGCTCCAGTGcttttacccagaatgcccccCGACCTGCCGCTCTCCGGGACCGGGCTGCTGGGGGGCGGAGACGGACCGGTGCGGGCCCGAGAGGAGACGGAGACGGCGGTTTGGACGCACGCGTCGCTGAAGACCCCGCCCTCTTTCGGCGAAGCGTCGTCCCGTGGCGGGTGAGCCGCGGGTTGtgacccagcatgcactgggccgGCCCCCGCGGGACCAGCGCTCCCTCCTGCTGGCGCGCAGCAGAGTccggggggcgtggccagaggGAAGCGGGAGGGGCTCGTCCCCGCGGACCTGCTGCAGACCTCCGGGACCGCCTGCACCTCCGCGTCCCGCCATGCCACTCCGGACGGCCCGCCGCGCTCGGGGGACGCGGTCATGGTGGCGACGTCCTGGAAGCGTTTGCAGAGTCCTCTTTGTATcagctgcacttcctgtgtcgCGGTACCTGTGCTCTGCGGAGCTCCCTCTGCCGCCTGTGCACGGTCTGGTCTGCTCCACTGCCCTCCAGCAGAGTcccccagcagcagccctgAGGAGTGAGGATGTGAGGAGCTGCCCGAGCCGTTCTGCGCCCCTAACTCCTCCTGCGTGGGACAGTGGGCGCTCGGGTTCCCCTCGGTGTCCGTCAGCCCGGTGCGGTGCAGAGTAGCGCTGGTTACCTGGCCTCCTGAGAGGCCTTCCCTCAGACTGAGAAGTGacgtctctcctctctcacttccCTGGTGTTCAGAGTTCTCCTGGTGAACCTCAGGCTTGGCGGTTTGTGCCGGGAGCGCAGTGTGGACAGAACCATCAGATTTCACCGGCACGTCTTCACCAGCAGGGATGCCCGGGATGCCCGGGATGCCAGCGTGGTCTCGCTTCGCCACCCGCGCTTCGGAGGCCCGCTCTGGCCCAGACGTTTCCCTCGCTGCCTGAGTGGACGCCGAGGTCACTTCACGTTTTTGGAAACCTTCAGGTGTGTGAGACCTGAGCCTCGCTGCTGTGGGATCCACGGACCGCTCCTCAAAGCCTAGCGCCTTCGAGACCCCGTCGCACGCTCGCAAATCGTCCTTTGGCGGTATTGGCGACTCCTGCCCTGCGCTTGCTTGGCAGCCCTTCCTGGGGCTCTCTCTCAGATCGCCCGCACCCTGACCAAGCAGAGCTCTAGAATCCCCCACACCCTGACCTATCAGAGCTCTAGAATCCCCTGCACCCTGACCAAGCAGAGCTCTAGAATCCCCTGCACCCTGACCTATCAAAGCTCCCGAATCGCCCACACCCTGACCTATCAGAGCTCTAGAATCGCCCGCACCCTGACCTATCAGAGCTCTTGAATCCCCCACACCCTGACCTATCAGAGCTCTAGAATCCCCCGCACCCTGACCTATCAAAGCTCCCGAATCCCCCGCACCCTGACCTATCAGAGCTCTCGAATCGCCCACACCCTGACCTATCAGAGCTCCAGTCTGCACCAGGCCTCGTCCAATCAGGCCCTCAGAATCCCCGCTCCCTCCGTGACCCACGGAGGCTGAGGCGGACATGTCTGCCCTGCTCGGCTGTCTGCTGTGGTGGATTCTGTTGGCCGTGCTCATGTCCATGCACACATTATCCTGCCTGTGCTCCTTCGGGGGTGTAGATGTGCTGTTCAATTTCAGGTTTGGCTCCTTCTCCCAGCTGGCAGTGGGCTCCTTGTTCCCAAAGCTGTCCACGACAGCAATGTGAGGTCCCATCTGAATGGTGACAGTCCTTTTCGGTTTGGGGATGGTGCCCATTTCACGCTCCCCTTCTCCAGGGCACAGTCGATTACAGAATGGAGGGCTGCAGCTCTGCTTTATATCAGCGTGCTTCTCCTGGTCTCAGAAcctgaaacagaaagaaaatatcaaatcaaatcatactATAAAAATGATCATAGAATATTTCTCTGTACTTTAACAAAATAAGGTGCATATCCTCCTGTATAATGAAAggaacacacacagtacagggCACAAATGGAAGAGACCGTCCAAGACTTATTTCAAGACttgtgttttatgaatgtgACTAATATgttcatttagaaaatattcACTTATATTTGTTGCTACAACAGAAACATCCTTCAGCAGGGCTGTATATAGCACGATTAGCCacagcactgaaaacaattacCATAATTAAATATCGAAATTCAGGTCAAATTACGCTGCTTAAAATGTTACATCTGATTCTATGAAGCTTTAACACGGCCTAGTTTACACCAGAGGCATTCAAGCACCTTGTTGAACGGCACAACAGCAAGACCAGTACTTAACATGCTAATATATGCGCGGAAAACGGATCAGCAGGCTAAACAGCCACCGAAATATGACATGATATGTTTGTCGCGCAGAAGTGTGTCGCGGTGTTGTTGCAAGTGTCCCGGTTCACCAGAGGCCCGCATGTCAGACGGATCGACGGTAACGCGCCACAGCTGCATCAGCGGAATGTGAGATTTTGAATTCAGAAGGCGACTGCACACACAATCATCCGAGAAAACTACAGCAGAAAACTCAAACAGAGTttccttcccatcatgcacggCTGTGAGCTGAGGTCAGAGACGCTAATCGGATAACAGTCAGGCTCTGTAATTGGGGCgagacgggcagagagagacccCAGGAAGAGAGACGAGTGCAATTCAGTcgagctgaaaaaaaaagacaacagccAGGAAACATTTCAGCTGATTTCGATGAGAGAAGACAAGGATTGCAAGCACTCTCGAATCTGAACCACTCAGAGTAAATATATTGTGCATGAAGCATTTAATTGTGTTTAAACTGCTCCGCTTGTTTTTAAACGCAGGACAGATGAAGCTGAACTGAACTGCCTGATATTCATGTATCACATGCAGGTACACCTGCTCTCATGCCCCCCAGCTCTCCTCACAGGAACACCCACTTTGCTGACCTCCACATCTCTGCCTGGGCTGAAATCATTAAACTATACACTTGCCACACAAGACTAAGCCAGCGTTCATAACAGAGTAATAACAGGGCTCTAATAGGCTCTGCAAATAAACATCCCCGATGGCAAAAAGATAACGAGATCCTGATATTGATCTCGAACAAATATCGATCTTTATTtcttcagcttttattttagggCAGAGGGTTCTTTTGCAGTTTGGATGAGAACATTTCTGTGGATGCAGCACATATCTCAGGGTTTGAACAGGAGACCAGACTCCATCTTGTGACGTGTTGGAATGTGGAATAAACAATGTGCCACTGACGCTGATGAGAATGCAAGGGCCCTGTATCACAGCCgtagtttattttcagttattcaAAATATGTTAATCACAATTCATTACTAGGTAGTAAACTAATATAACTGAggaactaatttaaaaaattattttcaggcTAAAGAATAGGGACACATATCTTAATTACGTAATGACAGCTTCAAAGATTCCATTGTTTGAATCACAGACGGAATGTGAGcagacagggaaaaaaatctccaaaaatATTCCTCACATACTAGCAATGCTATCTACAGTGTTACAGGCATGATCAAGGTCTGTGCATGTGCccttgcgtatgtgtgtgtgtgtgtgtgtgtgtgtgtgcgcgcgtctgagtgtgtgtgcgtgatcatgtgtgagtgcattttaaataattttgtttggtGATTGCTATAAAAAACTTATTTAGACtaaaggtttgtgtgtgtgtccagttgtgtattatgtgtgtatGCTATCTATTATTGAGCTAAAACTTACAGTAGCTTACACATTTCTTCTTAAAATGTAGGCCACCCACACAATAGCTACTGGCTTGGAAGGCAATGAAATTAATAACTCCAAGGATGCAGTCTCATTAATAATGCACCCAGTTATCATTgtcaaatacaataaatattttacacattcGGTTCAATATTCTGCTTGTATACAGTAAAGTACAGTACATTCACCCTCACATATGAATGTACGTTGTACAGTACCATACAGGAGACATCGTTTTAAAGAAATCGTCAGTCAAATAATTTCTCATGATAACACGTAGGCTACTCAAGATGCACAGTTCGCTAAGAGGGCAAAGGGGAACAAATATAACACAAAATCAACATAGATAAATAGGTAAGTcgacagatagatagatggatagatagatagatcacTTCTAGAAACCCAACAGACCTATAACaataaaatggttaaataaataaatgcacctTGAATTATCTTTGaatatttcagacaaaaaagGTACATTTATAGTGTGTTCCaagtttctaaaaaaatatgcatacatcTGTGAAAAACAACGTTATTTTACACTGTGATTAATTCAGGACAGAGACCCGACGCCTGGTTATATTTTCCCTCCAACCAGGGACCAATTATCTGATCAGAATGAACTACGGTAGACTACCCATTCCTCCATAATTATCCCATATCTTATCAGAGTGGTAGTAAATACTGAACATTAAGATTTGTATTATTGTGCCTACAGAAATTATTAAATTGTTAAGAGGAAACTTGATATTATGAACAAAGACGCAAATATGCGAAGAAAGAAATTGACGTTATATTGAAATAAGTCGTATTATAACAGAACCCACCATTTCTGAACGTTCGAATTCCAGGACGAAAGTTACATCTGACCTTGTGAACGAATTCGGCATCTTCCAGAACAGATCCAAACGATCCGAGTCAATGAAAACGAAAACTGCCTACCTGATACGTCTTTGCGTCTGTTGCGCGCTGTGCTTAATTTGATTATTGCGCCAGTTAAGTAGCGTTTGTATCTGCCCGTACGATTGAGGCATTGGAATGAATAGCAATGGAGGACTAAGAGGCGAGCGTCAAGTGCCCCAGAACCACGCCTTCGGAGCAAAACAGAATAGCAGTCTTATCAGAGCCTGGAAATAATAATTAGGTCACATATTGATTCTCTGCGAGGTGCACTGGGGTCTTCGCGAACGTATCCATAGCTACGATTTTACCGGCAGGGATGTTTTCGTCCTCGATTGGGTTTTCAGgtaaaatagcaaaaacaaaaatgcatacgACGTGTCCCGGAGTTCATTCTTTCCAGTTAATCTGTCATAAAACAACGTGCTCTCGCCAAATGAAGCGCCGAGACCTCCCCTCCTTTTGCCCACAGGTGCACCCTTGAGACTAGCGCTGGGTCGGTCGCTGTCATTCCGGGCGACATTCACAGTGTGACTCTATCCTGGACACATTGCACGCCGTAGCTAGTGCAAGTTAAGAGCATCCACAGTAACTGGCGAATTTCAGAAGGAATATAGGCTCTCTGCGACGGGGGGGGTTTCGAATGTTGACGTTTAAGtcatatttttctaaaaaaaaaaaatatatatatatatatagaaaaaataaaattaaaagcattttataaAGTTTAACGTTCCAAAATAACACGTTGAACGTGTTTTTAATGACTGCCTTAGCCTGCACTCTCATGCACTCCAGCAGGTAAGTTTACAGCAGGTAGGACAGAATGCTCCCGCCAGAAATATCCCAATGTCCACTGTCGCTTACCTTGGTGAGCCCAGGAGGAATTGTCTCAGGTTATTTTACGTAGACCGACAAGGTTATGGTCGCTTGCAACGGAGTGATTACACGAGCGTTATAAAGTCTGATTTTTCTAAAGTCTTAAagtcaaaatgtttaaattccaaaaatattatATGCAACAAAATATAACGTTTTATCAGactaattatttgtttgtttatttatttattttcccctccaAGGCATTACTAATGAGTTATGTTCGGGCCATAATTCTTTGGGATATGCCGAAGTCCCATAAATGGGACGGAATGTCTGGTGTAAAGTAATGCACAATGGGCTATAGGCTATGGTGGCGGACAATCGTCATGGAAGCACCTTTAGAGGGCACGTGCACAGCGGTTGGATAATGAAACAATGTCGTCATATTTGGACGTCTCTGTGTTTTATAGGGCCATATATATTAAGAGATTTTAGACGTTTACCTAATGTGCAGTAGAATTGCTATAGAAGTAATCTTCAAATGATTTTTAGTGTGCTCCTGTTAAAGcccttcaaaaataaacaacttaaaGAAGCCTCATAAACTATAcacactttatttcttcatcattatatttttgataaaatgtttaaattggaCAAAAAGTAGGAACATTTCACGAGGACGTAGGATTCAGGTTTTAGGAAAGGTGCATTAGCGCCATCTGATGGAAGTTAATATAATTGCACGTGTGCTGAGAAATAATACTGTCGCCTGTATCAGAAGACCTTAATGTGCTTCACCTTCCATCAAAAATAGATAATACAGCTATGCAGCACTGCAAGCAAAAACCATACTGCTTATTTTCACCTTTGACCATATAATTTCTATGatattacagtacatactgCTCGGAGATATCGCTTATACTGtcagccatccatccatccatccatccatccatcatttatacccacttatcctggtcagggtcgcagggggtgctggagcctatcccagcatgcattgggcgagaggcaggaatacatcctggacacactcatacctacgggcaatttagagtttccaattagcctacctgcatgttgTTGGACTGTAAGATTAGAGTTGCGTTTAGGAGTTTGGGAAAGGGTTAGTCTTGGCTTTTGGACAATCCTAATTTTTTCACAAGTGGGATGTCACAGTGTCACCTTATACCTTTTCATTAAATTGAggatttttatattgtttttcatcCATTAGAATAACAATATTTCAGATGAGTCATTGGGCTGGAATTGGGTTTCAGGGTTCAcattagggttaggcttaggaaAACAGTACGTTTTAGAGTTGAGGCATGATTAGGGTTGTTGTGTTTATCATCATGGGAATGGGTTAGAAGATGGGTTATTCTTTGATTCTAGATAATCCACATCTTATTGGATATGTGATATGTGACATGTAACATTCAAGCTTTATATATTTGGATACTTTTCACTTGTGGAATGTTACACTATAGCCTTATATTGTGGGATATTTTTAGCTTTCAAATGGTACTGTAGTTTCAGAGACTACATAGTGAATCTTTTACAGATATTATTATGAACATGTTATTGTAACTTTAACTGACCCGAGAGTGACCCCAGTATCCTGGTCACCTTTGTCCCCTGCTTTCTGACAACAACACTGCCCCTCTGCTGCATTTCTGCAGCCACAACCGAATACAGCAGAAATCAATACGCCAGTCCCACCTCACTGCTTTCCAAGGGGAAATGCTGATTGGATCAAATAAGTCAATGATTAACAAGGCAAGACTTAATCGCACACTTAACGGTTCACGAAGCTCCGCTACTCCATAGGTGAGCAAAACGAGcccacaaataaaacatttaaacgtCATAGAAAACAACAGGATAGCAgatagaaacattttattttttaaactatataCATACTTTTGTTTTAAGCattgctttgtttaaaaaacatagaACATGGAGAAGGTATGTTTCCAGGATCTGGGAACCATCGGTTTCTCGTTCTCCTCGAGAAACTGATGCACGCCAGTACTGTAATACTGCTGCAGCGAACGAGCGCACGCGCCGCTAAGTGCCCGGAATATCAGCATTCCACCTCCGGAGTTTCTTCCGCTCCATGGCGCGAATGCATTAGTGCTGCGCGCGAGGCACAGAGAATAAAGAAACGTTTAACTCCACGGTACCGAAAGCCCACATGCAGAAACCGCTATCGCGCCGCGGCCAAACGTTTGGGAGAAATGGAGCACTGTAAAACcgatgtgaaaataaatataaataaaaacaaaatgccgTGCGGTACACCCAGCGGTTTCTCTATTACGTCCTAATATGAGAGCGGGACTTCACTGTTATTGCTCCTGGTTTACATAATTCAAGGAGGGCATAGCCTTGGTTCTCTTTCACACAGAGAACTTATTACCCGTGAAAATTACATTGCCCCTGGGATGAAGAGGGAACATAAAAAAGGAAGCATATCTCAAGCTGTCCTATCGACTAGCGTCTTTGGAATGGTTCCTTCTGAGCTCAGAATTGCTTTGGGTCGTCTATCCACTTGTGGAagccttttatatttattttggacgTTAGTAAGGGGGAATTTGATTACGTGGTGGCCTCTAGTCTCTGTTTGGACTTCATCATCGCCCTCTTCAGCTGTTCGAAGGACACAAACATTACCACGTTCCAGGAGCCCAGTCGTAGGAAAGAGGGAACAAAcctgcaggaagagagagagagaagccaaCTTCATTATTAAAAACTGTCTTTTCACAAATACCAAGGGGAATATAGTATCAAATACCCGTGCGGTTTTAAATGAGGTTCAGTCcgtgcatctctgtctctcaggatTAAAGGAACACGTTTGCAGGCCTGAACTGCAGCATGTTTAGCTAAAGCATTAGTCCTGGTACAGGGGAATACCCGCGCCCGTGCCCGCGCAGAGCGAGGGCAGGGGCAAAGTGCGGCTGGACACAGTGTTGcctggggagggcagggggggcgaGGAAGATAAGGAAGTGCCAAACTGGGGCAAAGCCAGTGCCAGGGTGTGCCACGTCGGTGCACTGCGGGGACCTGGCTTGGGTTGTAAAGATGGGGTGCTATATTCCAAGAGTACCTACGGTTCAGCTGGAAATGCAGCCAGACGCAGCCACAGCTGCGGTGAGCTTGTGTGCTGAGACGGTCGCTTTCGTGTCCgtgctgtgtgtgggttagacgggtgtttctgtgtgtgttatacgggtgtttctgtgtgtgtgtgtgttatacgggtgtttctgtgtgtgtgtgtgtgttatatgggtgtttctgtgtgtgtgtgtgtgttaggcgggtgtttctctgtgtgtgtgtgttaggcgggtgtttctgtgtgtgtgtgtgtgtgtgtgtgtgttaggcgggtgtgtgtgtgtgtgtgtgtgtgtttgtgtgtgtgtgtgtgttagacgggtgtttctgtgtgtgtgtgtgtgtgtgtgtgtgttagacgggtgtttctgtgtgtgtgtgttaggcgggtgtgtgtgtgtgtgtgtgtgtgtgtgtgtgtgtttgtgtgtgtgtgtgtgttagacgggtgtttctgtgtgtgtgtgtttgtgtgtgtgtgttaggcgggtgtttctgtgtgtgtgtgttaggcgggtgtttctgtgtgtgtgtgtttgtgtgtgtgtgtgtgtgttaggcgggtgtgtgtgtgtgtgttaggtgtgtgtgtgtgtgtgtgtgtgtgtgtgtgtgtgtgttaggcgggtgtgtgtgtgtgtgtgtgttaggtgtgtgtgtgtgtgttagacgggtgtgtgtgtgtgtgtgtgtgtgtgtgtgttaggcgggtgtgtgtgtgtgtgtgtgtgtgtgtgtgtgtgtgtgtgtgtgtgtgtgtgtgtttgtgtgtgtgtgtgtgtgtgtgtgtgtgtgtttgtgtgttaggcgggtgtgtgtgtgtgtgtgtgtgtgtgtgtgtgtgtgtgtgtgt is part of the Anguilla anguilla isolate fAngAng1 chromosome 7, fAngAng1.pri, whole genome shotgun sequence genome and encodes:
- the LOC118231549 gene encoding G protein-regulated inducer of neurite outgrowth 3-like, whose amino-acid sequence is MGTIPKPKRTVTIQMGPHIAVVDSFGNKEPTASWEKEPNLKLNSTSTPPKEHRQDNVCMDMSTANRIHHSRQPSRADMSASASVGHGGSGDSEGLIGRGLVQTGALIGQGVGDSRALIGQGAGDSGALIGQGAGDSRALIGQGVGDSRALIGQGAGDLRESPRKGCQASAGQESPIPPKDDLRACDGVSKALGFEERSVDPTAARLRSHTPEGFQKREVTSASTQAARETSGPERASEARVAKRDHAGIPGIPGIPAGEDVPVKSDGSVHTALPAQTAKPEVHQENSEHQGSERGETSLLSLREGLSGGQVTSATLHRTGLTDTEGNPSAHCPTQEELGAQNGSGSSSHPHSSGLLLGDSAGGQWSRPDRAQAAEGAPQSTGTATQEVQLIQRGLCKRFQDVATMTASPERGGPSGVAWRDAEVQAVPEVCSRSAGTSPSRFPLATPPGLCCAPAGGSAGPAGAGPVHAGSQPAAHPPRDDASPKEGGVFSDACVQTAVSVSSRARTGPSPPPSSPVPESGRSGGILGKSTGASRHSGSAGHQDMELGARPKEPGLHLGHVQKGPLQPVYQISTAACSQSNHASSSFREKEPSIADQQSLSQSESSNGDHTGSLHNKPIVSNRACHAVADVMSFPDQSVSGPTDPACSSPQDSRLQVETQMPPGVQSQQVEPLVVETCPERKDVPGEGKSDPESEQSSGPDQSRSKAGPDQSRSKAGPDQSRSKAGPGQSDAAVPPRPDQGGSEDEGKAGAVPEVVWDEQGMTWEVYGASVDLESLGFAIQSHLLCKIKEHEKQIQTQTTRLGRSLSSESPRAGKTRKRPRSVFRSLLQNVRRPPCCLRTPASALE